Within Candidatus Palauibacter polyketidifaciens, the genomic segment GTTGAGGTCCCAGAGGATGGACTGCCGGTCGAACGCCGCCCGGGGATAGGCCCGCCGGAAGTCGATCTGCTTCCCTCCCTCGACCTGGAAGCGCGGCAGGATCTCGAGCACCTGCCGGTAGAGGGGGAGGACGGCGTCGGGGAGGGCGTCGGATCCCGGCTCTCGCGCTTCCTTGATCGCGTCGAAGAGGGTCGTGTCTCCGAGATCTTCGAGGAGCCACACGCCGGACTTCTCTTCCGCGCCGTACACCTCCGGCACGGGCAGTCCGAGTTCGCGCAACGTGCGGGAGTAGGAGAGAAAGGCCCGGTTCTCCATCGGGTCGGGCCCGTGGGCGCCCACGGCGGATGCCCCGTCACCGGCGGTGAGACGCCAGTAGCTGCGGGCGGAGCCGTCCGAGGCGACGGGGCGGATGTCCACCGGCGGTTCGCCGCGCCACTCGACGAAGAGCGCCGACGCGAGGTCGACCAGCGCCTTGCCGGGACTCATCAGCCCGCCGGAATCGCGGGGCCCCTGCCCGGCCGGGCCTGAAGGGCGCCCACGAGATCCTCCAGGCGCGCGACCCCGTTCGCCGTCATGTACTCCGACATCCCCTCGTGAACCGCCACCGCCGCACCCGGATCGACGAAGGAAGCCGTCCCGATCTGGACGAGACAGGCGCCGGCGAGGACGTACTGCAACGCATCCTCCGCGTTGCGGATCCCCCCGATCCCCATGATCGGAAGCCCGCACGTCTGCCGCGCCCGCCACGTCGCGTACACTCCCATGGGGAGGATCGCGGGCCCGCTCACGCCGCCGGACCGGTTACCGATGAGCGGTTCTCGCCGCGAGATGTCGACGACCATCCCGGGGAAGGTGTTGATCGCGCTCAGGCCGTCGGCCCCCGCCTCCTCGCAGATGCGGGCGAAGTCACCCACGTCGGGGACGTTGGGCGTGAGCTTGATTACGAGCGGCCGTTCCGTGCAGCCGCGGAGCCGCGCCACGAGGTCGGCCAGCGCCCTTTCGTCGGTGCCGAACATCGTACCGCCTTTCACGTTCGGGCAGGAGACGTTGATCTCGTATCCGAGGAAGCCGTCCTCCCCGTCGAGTCCGCTCACGACGGCGGCGAAGTCCTCCGCCGAGTGCCCGACGACGTTCACGAACACCTGCGCGCGGCTGAGGTGCTCGCGCAGCCAGGGGAGTTTCTCCGCGATGAAGCCGTGCAGACCGGGGTTCTCGAGTCCGATCGCGTTGATCATTCCGCCCGGCGTCTCCGCGACGCGGTGCGGCGGGTTGCCGGGGCGCGGCTCGAGGCTCACCGCCTTCGTGACGAGCCCCCCGATCTCGTCGAGGGGGATGAGGTCCGCGTATTCCTGCCCGTAGCCGCACGTACCCGACGCCAGGAGCACGGGACTCGGGAACTCCGCCCCGAAGACGCGCTGGACGAGGCCCGGGGATGCCGCGGCCGGGGTCAGATCGCCCCCCAGTCGAGTTCCTCCGCGGGGAAGACGGAGCCCTCGATGCACGCCTTCACCCAGCGTCCGTCCGCCCCGCGCACAACGCACCCCTGGCAGGTGCCGATCCCGCAGCCCATGTGCTCCTCCACGGAGACCTGGAGCCGGCGACCGTGTTCGCGCGCGAAGGCCGCGAGCGCCCGCAGGAGCGGCGTCGGACCGCAGCCGAGGAGGAGCGCGCCGGACGCGGGATCGAGGCCCGCGGTCACCAGCCCCTTCCGGCCAGCGCTCCCGTCTTCCGTGAACAACTCCGGGTCGTGATCCGTGAGACGGGCGATGAGCGCGGGGTCGAAGACGGCTCCGGCGTCCCGTTCTCCGTAGATGAGCCGCACGCGCCGCCCGGCGGCCGCCTCGCGCGCCGCGAGGAAGATGAACGGGGCGAGCCCGACGCCGCCTGCGACGCACTCGACATCCGCGCCCTCCGTGTCGAAGGGGCGGCCCAGCGGGCCGAGGAGGAGGGCGGTCTGGCCGACCTCCAGCTTCGCGAGCGCCCGGGTGCCCTGTCCGTAGGCGCGCAGGAGGATGCCGACCTCTCCGCCGGGGCCCGTCCAGCCGACGCTGAACGGACGCGGGAGGAGCCAGGCCCCCGGCTCGTCGAGCCCCACGCCGAGCATGACGAACTGCCCGGGGAGCGAGGCAGCCGCGATGTCCGGGCAGTCGAACTCCTGCCACCAGGTATCGCGGGCCACGAGGCGCGCGAAGCGCAGCGTCGCCCGCCGGCTCACGGGCGCCGCGCGCCTCACGGCCGCACCGCCGCCGGCGCTCAGCACCCCGGCTCCGGCGCGGGAGCGTACCGGCGCAGTACGTCCTCACGGTATGCCACGATCGCCTCCGCAATCGCCCGCGCGATCACTTCCTGTCCTTCCGTGCCGTTCAGGTAGCGCTCCTCTT encodes:
- a CDS encoding dihydroorotate dehydrogenase translates to MHRGLRLPRGGTRLGGDLTPAAASPGLVQRVFGAEFPSPVLLASGTCGYGQEYADLIPLDEIGGLVTKAVSLEPRPGNPPHRVAETPGGMINAIGLENPGLHGFIAEKLPWLREHLSRAQVFVNVVGHSAEDFAAVVSGLDGEDGFLGYEINVSCPNVKGGTMFGTDERALADLVARLRGCTERPLVIKLTPNVPDVGDFARICEEAGADGLSAINTFPGMVVDISRREPLIGNRSGGVSGPAILPMGVYATWRARQTCGLPIMGIGGIRNAEDALQYVLAGACLVQIGTASFVDPGAAVAVHEGMSEYMTANGVARLEDLVGALQARPGRGPAIPAG